A portion of the Toxotes jaculatrix isolate fToxJac2 chromosome 16, fToxJac2.pri, whole genome shotgun sequence genome contains these proteins:
- the LOC121195550 gene encoding nucleolysin TIA-1-like isoform X3 → MVGKYWEVKVNWATTPTSQKKDTSSHFHVFVGDLSPEITTDDIKAAFAPFGKISDCRVVKDMATGKSKGYGFVSFFNKWDAENAIQQMGGQWLGGRQIRTNWATRKPAPKSTNETTNTKQLSFDEVVNQSSPSNCTVYCGGVTTGLTEQIMRQTFSPFGQIMEIRVFPDKGYSFVRFNSHEAAAHAIVSVNGTSIEGYVVKCYWGKETTDMVSPIQQAQMPQQNAVSFAAQPYSQWGQWYSNTPQIGQYVPNGWQVPSYGVYGQTWDQQGYNHLHAGAGWTGVGAVSNGGMVEPGQGVNGTMLTNQTGMSTAGYHTH, encoded by the exons ATGGTCGGAAAATACTGG GAGGTCAAGGTCAACTGGGCCACGACGCCAACCAGCCAAAAGAAAGACACAAGCA gtcaCTTCCATGTCTTTGTCGGGGATCTAAGTCCTGAAATTACCACAGATGacataaaagcagcttttgCTCCATTTGGGAAAATATC GGATTGTCGAGTGGTGAAAGACATGGCCACAGGTAAATCTAAAGGCTATGGCTTTGTCTCCTTCTTCAACAAATGG GATGCTGAGAATGCCATACAGCAGATGGGAGGACAGTGGCTGGGAGGCAGGCAGATCAGAACCAACTGGGCCACAAGGAAGCCTGCTCCGAAATCTACCAACGAAA caaCCAATACCAAACAGCTGTCTTTTGATGAGGTGGTGAACCAGTCCAGCCCCAGCAACTGCACCGTCTACTGTGGAGGAGTCACAACAGGTCTCACAG AGCAAATTATGAGACAGACCTTCTCACCTTTCGGCCAAATAATGGAAATCCGTGTTTTCCCAGACAAAGGCTACTCCTTTGTGAG GTTCAACTCccatgaagcagcagctcacGCCATTGTTTCTGTCAATGGCACGTCCATAGAGGGCTATGTTGTTAAGTGTTACTGGGGCAAAGAAACAACAGACATGGTTAGCCCCATCCAGCAGGCACAGATGCCACAG CAGAACGCGGTGAGCTTCGCAGCGCAGCCCTACAGTCAGTGGGGTCAGTGGTACAGCAACACGCCACAGATTGGTCAGTATGTGCCCAATGGATGGCAGGTGCCGAGCTACGGAGTCTACGGACAGACCTGGGATCAGCAGGGCTACAA TCATTTACACGCCGGTGCTGGATGGACAGGGGTGGGCGCCGTGAGCAACGGAGGCATGGTAGAACCCGGGCAGGGAGTCAACGGGACGATGCTAACCAACCAGACCGGCATGAGCACCGCCGGCTACCACACCCACTGA
- the c16h2orf42 gene encoding uncharacterized protein C2orf42 homolog isoform X2, protein MATVEAVFGGQSRAGFDQREADRRSESPHFLLNSERQSLRMETEVTVSSSSSLVSSSAPQTSTTQANLVAKQRDSRKAASTTPAFLSNLGRATLRGIRKCPQCGVYNGTRGLSCKNKACGVSLRNASAGGKSSKKCAVEVVKVIIDSEERGGKEREGGGVLGGGSGGGVQVFSVCHRGRGATATQLGFVELVPTDTAIATGDGATLLTRINLGRCFLPSCRQGQRSNQGEAESATAGSKQSSDSLCIHIKQAIECQSRATPLTLKSSVLEGLQASIQAREELWRLATESPGPLVQRVSKDTLVVKCHTDSHHPLGLLHLTVGAGGLSEVSKSERRGRETQQHSVFHCACQVSGRRNKPGTDGAGGATSSAAPQPCLHFYACVCAFASDEKLASEFAAFINYTPSGVQQQNASSRITGPSEKPLQAEPVNSHHKAKKLRLDESLSVASASGVGTEGVSASGLRKAGQRKAPGAGGLKAPGSNQAVDERTVTLGFHQWLASVTERIHQTMHYQFDGKPQPLVYHVPQEFFNALQHRLSLGSKKRRLPNFTTAFVRNDGLPLGSFSKYTWHITNPMQVKRIFDTAELPLELSQSFVKNADGSYSRFHCPEPPPEPEIPEGYRTDRPQAIRPMELRTFLKVGPGTADQKEASPFVIEWIPDVLPRCQMGELRISFEFGHQQSGQPEYCDTMGAAERGGGRNKSDSTQSKHTKAVEILQVVV, encoded by the exons ATGGCGACGGTCGAGGCGGTTTTTGGAGGCCAGAGTCGAGCTGGATTTGACCAAAGAGAAGCGGATCGCAG GTCTGAATCTCCTCACTTCCTGCTAAACTCTGAGAGACAGAGTCTCAGAATGGAGACTGAGGTAACAGTGTCCTCCTCATCGAGCCTGGTCTCGTCCTCCGCCCCCCAGACCTCGACCACTCAGGCCAACCTGGTGGCCAAACAGCGAGACAGCAGAAAGGCCGCGTCCACGACTCCCGCCTTTCTCTCCAACCTGGGGAGGGCCACCCTGCGGGGCATTCGCAAGTGTCCTCAGTGCGGCGTCTACAACGGCACCCGCGGGCTCAGCTGCAAGAACAAGGCCTGTGGGGTGTCCCTGAGAAATGCCTCGGCAGGAGGCAAAAGCAGCAAGAAATGCGcagtggaggtggtgaaagTGATAATAgacagtgaggagagaggagggaaagagcgCGAGGGAGGAGGGGTCCTGGGTGGCGGATCAGGTGGAGGAGTCcaggtgttttcagtgtgtcacagaggaagaggagccaCAGCTACACAGCTTGGCTTCGTTGAACTCGTGCCCACTGACACTGCTATAGCCACCGGCGACGGCGCCACCCTGCTAACCCGGATCAACCTGGGCCGCTGCTTTTTGCCCTCTTGCCgacagggtcaaaggtcaaatcaGGGCGAGGCGGAATCAGCGACGGCCGGTTCCAAGCAGTCCTCCGACAGCCTCTGCATCCACATCAAACAAGCCATCGAGTGTCAGAGCCGTGCAACGCCGCTGACCTTAAAGAGCTCCGTCCTGGAGGGTTTGCAGGCCTCCATCCAGGCCAGGGAGGAGCTGTGGCGGCTGGCCACGGAGTCTCCGGGGCCCCTGGTTCAGCGCGTTTCAAAAGACACCCTGGTGGTGAAGTGCCACACAGACTCCCATCATCCTCTGGGCCTGCTGCATCTCACTGTCGGTGCAGGTGGACTGTCCGAGGTCTCAAAGAGCGAGAGAAGGGGCAGAGAGACGCAGCAGCACAGCGTTTTCCACTGTGCCTGTCAGGTGAGCGGCAGAAGAAACAAACCTGGCACTGATGGAGCAGGTGGAGCCACCAGCTCGGCCGCACCGCAGCCCTGCCTTCACTTCTACGCCTGCGTGTGTGCCTTTGCAAGCGACGAGAAACTGGCTTCAGAGTTTGCTGCTTTCATCAACTACACCCCCAGTG ggGTGCAGCAGCAAAATGCTTCCAGTAGAATAACTGGTCCCAGTGAGAAGCCTCTGCAGGCCGAACCAGTCAACTCCCATCACAAAGCAAAGAAACTTCGCCTGGATGAATCTCTCTCTG TGGCCTCTGCCTCTGGGGTGGGGACAGAGGGAGTGTCAGCCTCCGGCCTGAGGAAAGCTGGTCAGAGGAAAGCCCCTGGTGCTGGTGGGCTGAAGGCTCCAG GGAGCAACCAGGCTGTGGACGAGCGCACGGTGACGCTGGGTTTCCATCAGTGGCTGGCCAGTGTCACAGAGAGGATCCACCAGACCATGCACTACCAGTTTGATG GGAAACCTCAGCCTCTGGTGTACCACGTTCCCCAGGAGTTCTTCAACGCTCTGCAGCATCGCCTGTCGCTCGGATCGAAGAAGAGGAGACTGCCCAACTTCACAACAG CGTTTGTGAGAAATGACGGACTTCCTCTCGGCTCTTTCTCCAAATACACCTGGCACATCACCAACCCGATGCAGGTCAAACGCATCTTCGACACTGCAGAG TTGCCTCTGGAGCTCTCTCAGAGTTTTGTAAAAAACGCTGACGGCTCTTATTCACGCTTTCACTGTCCCGAGCCTCCGCCTGAGCCCGAGATACCAGAGGGATACAGGACAGATCGGCCGCAGGCCATACGACCCATGGAGCTCCGCACCTTCCTCAAAGTCG GACCGGGCACGGCGGACCAGAAGGAGGCCAGTCCGTTCGTGATCGAGTGGATCCCGGACGTTCTCCCTCGCTGTCAGATGGGGGAGCTCAGGATCAGCTTCGAATTTGGCCACCAGCAGAGCGGGCAGCCGGAGTACTGTGACACCATGGGTGCGgcggagagaggaggaggtcgTAACAAGTCGGACTCCACCCAATCCAAACACACCAAGGCTGTCGAAATCCTTCAGGTGGTTGTCTAA
- the LOC121195550 gene encoding nucleolysin TIA-1-like isoform X2 has protein sequence MDDDQPKTLYVGNLSRDVTEALILELFGQIGPCKSCKMIVDTAGHDPYCFVEFYEHRHATATIAAMNGRKILGKEVKVNWATTPTSQKKDTSSHFHVFVGDLSPEITTDDIKAAFAPFGKISDCRVVKDMATGKSKGYGFVSFFNKWDAENAIQQMGGQWLGGRQIRTNWATRKPAPKSTNETTNTKQLSFDEVVNQSSPSNCTVYCGGVTTGLTEQIMRQTFSPFGQIMEIRVFPDKGYSFVRFNSHEAAAHAIVSVNGTSIEGYVVKCYWGKETTDMVSPIQQAQMPQNAVSFAAQPYSQWGQWYSNTPQIGQYVPNGWQVPSYGVYGQTWDQQGYNHLHAGAGWTGVGAVSNGGMVEPGQGVNGTMLTNQTGMSTAGYHTH, from the exons ATGGACGATGACCAGCCCAAAAccct gTATGTGGGGAATCTGTCCCGGGACGTGACAGAGGCCCTCATCTTGGAGCTGTTTGGCCAGATTGGGCCCTGCAAGAGCTGTAAAATGATAGTAGAT ACAGCAGGTCATGACCCGTACTGCTTTGTGGAGTTCTATGAGCATAGACATGCCACTGCCACAATCGCAGCCATGAATGGTCGGAAAATACTGGGTAAG GAGGTCAAGGTCAACTGGGCCACGACGCCAACCAGCCAAAAGAAAGACACAAGCA gtcaCTTCCATGTCTTTGTCGGGGATCTAAGTCCTGAAATTACCACAGATGacataaaagcagcttttgCTCCATTTGGGAAAATATC GGATTGTCGAGTGGTGAAAGACATGGCCACAGGTAAATCTAAAGGCTATGGCTTTGTCTCCTTCTTCAACAAATGG GATGCTGAGAATGCCATACAGCAGATGGGAGGACAGTGGCTGGGAGGCAGGCAGATCAGAACCAACTGGGCCACAAGGAAGCCTGCTCCGAAATCTACCAACGAAA caaCCAATACCAAACAGCTGTCTTTTGATGAGGTGGTGAACCAGTCCAGCCCCAGCAACTGCACCGTCTACTGTGGAGGAGTCACAACAGGTCTCACAG AGCAAATTATGAGACAGACCTTCTCACCTTTCGGCCAAATAATGGAAATCCGTGTTTTCCCAGACAAAGGCTACTCCTTTGTGAG GTTCAACTCccatgaagcagcagctcacGCCATTGTTTCTGTCAATGGCACGTCCATAGAGGGCTATGTTGTTAAGTGTTACTGGGGCAAAGAAACAACAGACATGGTTAGCCCCATCCAGCAGGCACAGATGCCACAG AACGCGGTGAGCTTCGCAGCGCAGCCCTACAGTCAGTGGGGTCAGTGGTACAGCAACACGCCACAGATTGGTCAGTATGTGCCCAATGGATGGCAGGTGCCGAGCTACGGAGTCTACGGACAGACCTGGGATCAGCAGGGCTACAA TCATTTACACGCCGGTGCTGGATGGACAGGGGTGGGCGCCGTGAGCAACGGAGGCATGGTAGAACCCGGGCAGGGAGTCAACGGGACGATGCTAACCAACCAGACCGGCATGAGCACCGCCGGCTACCACACCCACTGA
- the LOC121195550 gene encoding nucleolysin TIA-1-like isoform X1, whose amino-acid sequence MDDDQPKTLYVGNLSRDVTEALILELFGQIGPCKSCKMIVDTAGHDPYCFVEFYEHRHATATIAAMNGRKILGKEVKVNWATTPTSQKKDTSSHFHVFVGDLSPEITTDDIKAAFAPFGKISDCRVVKDMATGKSKGYGFVSFFNKWDAENAIQQMGGQWLGGRQIRTNWATRKPAPKSTNETTNTKQLSFDEVVNQSSPSNCTVYCGGVTTGLTEQIMRQTFSPFGQIMEIRVFPDKGYSFVRFNSHEAAAHAIVSVNGTSIEGYVVKCYWGKETTDMVSPIQQAQMPQQNAVSFAAQPYSQWGQWYSNTPQIGQYVPNGWQVPSYGVYGQTWDQQGYNHLHAGAGWTGVGAVSNGGMVEPGQGVNGTMLTNQTGMSTAGYHTH is encoded by the exons ATGGACGATGACCAGCCCAAAAccct gTATGTGGGGAATCTGTCCCGGGACGTGACAGAGGCCCTCATCTTGGAGCTGTTTGGCCAGATTGGGCCCTGCAAGAGCTGTAAAATGATAGTAGAT ACAGCAGGTCATGACCCGTACTGCTTTGTGGAGTTCTATGAGCATAGACATGCCACTGCCACAATCGCAGCCATGAATGGTCGGAAAATACTGGGTAAG GAGGTCAAGGTCAACTGGGCCACGACGCCAACCAGCCAAAAGAAAGACACAAGCA gtcaCTTCCATGTCTTTGTCGGGGATCTAAGTCCTGAAATTACCACAGATGacataaaagcagcttttgCTCCATTTGGGAAAATATC GGATTGTCGAGTGGTGAAAGACATGGCCACAGGTAAATCTAAAGGCTATGGCTTTGTCTCCTTCTTCAACAAATGG GATGCTGAGAATGCCATACAGCAGATGGGAGGACAGTGGCTGGGAGGCAGGCAGATCAGAACCAACTGGGCCACAAGGAAGCCTGCTCCGAAATCTACCAACGAAA caaCCAATACCAAACAGCTGTCTTTTGATGAGGTGGTGAACCAGTCCAGCCCCAGCAACTGCACCGTCTACTGTGGAGGAGTCACAACAGGTCTCACAG AGCAAATTATGAGACAGACCTTCTCACCTTTCGGCCAAATAATGGAAATCCGTGTTTTCCCAGACAAAGGCTACTCCTTTGTGAG GTTCAACTCccatgaagcagcagctcacGCCATTGTTTCTGTCAATGGCACGTCCATAGAGGGCTATGTTGTTAAGTGTTACTGGGGCAAAGAAACAACAGACATGGTTAGCCCCATCCAGCAGGCACAGATGCCACAG CAGAACGCGGTGAGCTTCGCAGCGCAGCCCTACAGTCAGTGGGGTCAGTGGTACAGCAACACGCCACAGATTGGTCAGTATGTGCCCAATGGATGGCAGGTGCCGAGCTACGGAGTCTACGGACAGACCTGGGATCAGCAGGGCTACAA TCATTTACACGCCGGTGCTGGATGGACAGGGGTGGGCGCCGTGAGCAACGGAGGCATGGTAGAACCCGGGCAGGGAGTCAACGGGACGATGCTAACCAACCAGACCGGCATGAGCACCGCCGGCTACCACACCCACTGA
- the c16h2orf42 gene encoding uncharacterized protein C2orf42 homolog isoform X3 — MATVEAVFGGQSRAGFDQREADRRSESPHFLLNSERQSLRMETEVTVSSSSSLVSSSAPQTSTTQANLVAKQRDSRKAASTTPAFLSNLGRATLRGIRKCPQCGVYNGTRGLSCKNKACGVSLRNASAGGKSSKKCAVEVVKVIIDSEERGGKEREGGGVLGGGSGGGVQVFSVCHRGRGATATQLGFVELVPTDTAIATGDGATLLTRINLGRCFLPSCRQGQRSNQGEAESATAGSKQSSDSLCIHIKQAIECQSRATPLTLKSSVLEGLQASIQAREELWRLATESPGPLVQRVSKDTLVVKCHTDSHHPLGLLHLTVGAGGLSEVSKSERRGRETQQHSVFHCACQVSGRRNKPGTDGAGGATSSAAPQPCLHFYACVCAFASDEKLASEFAAFINYTPSGVQQQNASSRITGPSEKPLQAEPVNSHHKAKKLRLDESLSGSNQAVDERTVTLGFHQWLASVTERIHQTMHYQFDGKPQPLVYHVPQEFFNALQHRLSLGSKKRRLPNFTTAFVRNDGLPLGSFSKYTWHITNPMQVKRIFDTAELPLELSQSFVKNADGSYSRFHCPEPPPEPEIPEGYRTDRPQAIRPMELRTFLKVGPGTADQKEASPFVIEWIPDVLPRCQMGELRISFEFGHQQSGQPEYCDTMGAAERGGGRNKSDSTQSKHTKAVEILQVVV; from the exons ATGGCGACGGTCGAGGCGGTTTTTGGAGGCCAGAGTCGAGCTGGATTTGACCAAAGAGAAGCGGATCGCAG GTCTGAATCTCCTCACTTCCTGCTAAACTCTGAGAGACAGAGTCTCAGAATGGAGACTGAGGTAACAGTGTCCTCCTCATCGAGCCTGGTCTCGTCCTCCGCCCCCCAGACCTCGACCACTCAGGCCAACCTGGTGGCCAAACAGCGAGACAGCAGAAAGGCCGCGTCCACGACTCCCGCCTTTCTCTCCAACCTGGGGAGGGCCACCCTGCGGGGCATTCGCAAGTGTCCTCAGTGCGGCGTCTACAACGGCACCCGCGGGCTCAGCTGCAAGAACAAGGCCTGTGGGGTGTCCCTGAGAAATGCCTCGGCAGGAGGCAAAAGCAGCAAGAAATGCGcagtggaggtggtgaaagTGATAATAgacagtgaggagagaggagggaaagagcgCGAGGGAGGAGGGGTCCTGGGTGGCGGATCAGGTGGAGGAGTCcaggtgttttcagtgtgtcacagaggaagaggagccaCAGCTACACAGCTTGGCTTCGTTGAACTCGTGCCCACTGACACTGCTATAGCCACCGGCGACGGCGCCACCCTGCTAACCCGGATCAACCTGGGCCGCTGCTTTTTGCCCTCTTGCCgacagggtcaaaggtcaaatcaGGGCGAGGCGGAATCAGCGACGGCCGGTTCCAAGCAGTCCTCCGACAGCCTCTGCATCCACATCAAACAAGCCATCGAGTGTCAGAGCCGTGCAACGCCGCTGACCTTAAAGAGCTCCGTCCTGGAGGGTTTGCAGGCCTCCATCCAGGCCAGGGAGGAGCTGTGGCGGCTGGCCACGGAGTCTCCGGGGCCCCTGGTTCAGCGCGTTTCAAAAGACACCCTGGTGGTGAAGTGCCACACAGACTCCCATCATCCTCTGGGCCTGCTGCATCTCACTGTCGGTGCAGGTGGACTGTCCGAGGTCTCAAAGAGCGAGAGAAGGGGCAGAGAGACGCAGCAGCACAGCGTTTTCCACTGTGCCTGTCAGGTGAGCGGCAGAAGAAACAAACCTGGCACTGATGGAGCAGGTGGAGCCACCAGCTCGGCCGCACCGCAGCCCTGCCTTCACTTCTACGCCTGCGTGTGTGCCTTTGCAAGCGACGAGAAACTGGCTTCAGAGTTTGCTGCTTTCATCAACTACACCCCCAGTG ggGTGCAGCAGCAAAATGCTTCCAGTAGAATAACTGGTCCCAGTGAGAAGCCTCTGCAGGCCGAACCAGTCAACTCCCATCACAAAGCAAAGAAACTTCGCCTGGATGAATCTCTCTCTG GGAGCAACCAGGCTGTGGACGAGCGCACGGTGACGCTGGGTTTCCATCAGTGGCTGGCCAGTGTCACAGAGAGGATCCACCAGACCATGCACTACCAGTTTGATG GGAAACCTCAGCCTCTGGTGTACCACGTTCCCCAGGAGTTCTTCAACGCTCTGCAGCATCGCCTGTCGCTCGGATCGAAGAAGAGGAGACTGCCCAACTTCACAACAG CGTTTGTGAGAAATGACGGACTTCCTCTCGGCTCTTTCTCCAAATACACCTGGCACATCACCAACCCGATGCAGGTCAAACGCATCTTCGACACTGCAGAG TTGCCTCTGGAGCTCTCTCAGAGTTTTGTAAAAAACGCTGACGGCTCTTATTCACGCTTTCACTGTCCCGAGCCTCCGCCTGAGCCCGAGATACCAGAGGGATACAGGACAGATCGGCCGCAGGCCATACGACCCATGGAGCTCCGCACCTTCCTCAAAGTCG GACCGGGCACGGCGGACCAGAAGGAGGCCAGTCCGTTCGTGATCGAGTGGATCCCGGACGTTCTCCCTCGCTGTCAGATGGGGGAGCTCAGGATCAGCTTCGAATTTGGCCACCAGCAGAGCGGGCAGCCGGAGTACTGTGACACCATGGGTGCGgcggagagaggaggaggtcgTAACAAGTCGGACTCCACCCAATCCAAACACACCAAGGCTGTCGAAATCCTTCAGGTGGTTGTCTAA
- the c16h2orf42 gene encoding uncharacterized protein C2orf42 homolog isoform X1 — MATVEAVFGGQSRAGFDQREADRRSESPHFLLNSERQSLRMETEVTVSSSSSLVSSSAPQTSTTQANLVAKQRDSRKAASTTPAFLSNLGRATLRGIRKCPQCGVYNGTRGLSCKNKACGVSLRNASAGGKSSKKCAVEVVKVIIDSEERGGKEREGGGVLGGGSGGGVQVFSVCHRGRGATATQLGFVELVPTDTAIATGDGATLLTRINLGRCFLPSCRQGQRSNQGEAESATAGSKQSSDSLCIHIKQAIECQSRATPLTLKSSVLEGLQASIQAREELWRLATESPGPLVQRVSKDTLVVKCHTDSHHPLGLLHLTVGAGGLSEVSKSERRGRETQQHSVFHCACQVSGRRNKPGTDGAGGATSSAAPQPCLHFYACVCAFASDEKLASEFAAFINYTPSGVQQQNASSRITGPSEKPLQAEPVNSHHKAKKLRLDESLSGGFILTPPERFITKHLSLINAGRVCLSRPLSFLLILSYLSQPVVLLISCPSVASASGVGTEGVSASGLRKAGQRKAPGAGGLKAPGSNQAVDERTVTLGFHQWLASVTERIHQTMHYQFDGKPQPLVYHVPQEFFNALQHRLSLGSKKRRLPNFTTAFVRNDGLPLGSFSKYTWHITNPMQVKRIFDTAELPLELSQSFVKNADGSYSRFHCPEPPPEPEIPEGYRTDRPQAIRPMELRTFLKVGPGTADQKEASPFVIEWIPDVLPRCQMGELRISFEFGHQQSGQPEYCDTMGAAERGGGRNKSDSTQSKHTKAVEILQVVV, encoded by the exons ATGGCGACGGTCGAGGCGGTTTTTGGAGGCCAGAGTCGAGCTGGATTTGACCAAAGAGAAGCGGATCGCAG GTCTGAATCTCCTCACTTCCTGCTAAACTCTGAGAGACAGAGTCTCAGAATGGAGACTGAGGTAACAGTGTCCTCCTCATCGAGCCTGGTCTCGTCCTCCGCCCCCCAGACCTCGACCACTCAGGCCAACCTGGTGGCCAAACAGCGAGACAGCAGAAAGGCCGCGTCCACGACTCCCGCCTTTCTCTCCAACCTGGGGAGGGCCACCCTGCGGGGCATTCGCAAGTGTCCTCAGTGCGGCGTCTACAACGGCACCCGCGGGCTCAGCTGCAAGAACAAGGCCTGTGGGGTGTCCCTGAGAAATGCCTCGGCAGGAGGCAAAAGCAGCAAGAAATGCGcagtggaggtggtgaaagTGATAATAgacagtgaggagagaggagggaaagagcgCGAGGGAGGAGGGGTCCTGGGTGGCGGATCAGGTGGAGGAGTCcaggtgttttcagtgtgtcacagaggaagaggagccaCAGCTACACAGCTTGGCTTCGTTGAACTCGTGCCCACTGACACTGCTATAGCCACCGGCGACGGCGCCACCCTGCTAACCCGGATCAACCTGGGCCGCTGCTTTTTGCCCTCTTGCCgacagggtcaaaggtcaaatcaGGGCGAGGCGGAATCAGCGACGGCCGGTTCCAAGCAGTCCTCCGACAGCCTCTGCATCCACATCAAACAAGCCATCGAGTGTCAGAGCCGTGCAACGCCGCTGACCTTAAAGAGCTCCGTCCTGGAGGGTTTGCAGGCCTCCATCCAGGCCAGGGAGGAGCTGTGGCGGCTGGCCACGGAGTCTCCGGGGCCCCTGGTTCAGCGCGTTTCAAAAGACACCCTGGTGGTGAAGTGCCACACAGACTCCCATCATCCTCTGGGCCTGCTGCATCTCACTGTCGGTGCAGGTGGACTGTCCGAGGTCTCAAAGAGCGAGAGAAGGGGCAGAGAGACGCAGCAGCACAGCGTTTTCCACTGTGCCTGTCAGGTGAGCGGCAGAAGAAACAAACCTGGCACTGATGGAGCAGGTGGAGCCACCAGCTCGGCCGCACCGCAGCCCTGCCTTCACTTCTACGCCTGCGTGTGTGCCTTTGCAAGCGACGAGAAACTGGCTTCAGAGTTTGCTGCTTTCATCAACTACACCCCCAGTG ggGTGCAGCAGCAAAATGCTTCCAGTAGAATAACTGGTCCCAGTGAGAAGCCTCTGCAGGCCGAACCAGTCAACTCCCATCACAAAGCAAAGAAACTTCGCCTGGATGAATCTCTCTCTGGTGGTTTCATCCTAACACCTCCTGAAAGATTTATCACAAAGCATTTGTCTCTCATTAATGCAGGACGCGTTTGTCTGAGTCGTCCACTGTCCTTCCTTCTCATTCTGTCTTATCTTTCCCAACCTGTCGTTCTTTTAATTTCCTGCCCCTCAGTGGCCTCTGCCTCTGGGGTGGGGACAGAGGGAGTGTCAGCCTCCGGCCTGAGGAAAGCTGGTCAGAGGAAAGCCCCTGGTGCTGGTGGGCTGAAGGCTCCAG GGAGCAACCAGGCTGTGGACGAGCGCACGGTGACGCTGGGTTTCCATCAGTGGCTGGCCAGTGTCACAGAGAGGATCCACCAGACCATGCACTACCAGTTTGATG GGAAACCTCAGCCTCTGGTGTACCACGTTCCCCAGGAGTTCTTCAACGCTCTGCAGCATCGCCTGTCGCTCGGATCGAAGAAGAGGAGACTGCCCAACTTCACAACAG CGTTTGTGAGAAATGACGGACTTCCTCTCGGCTCTTTCTCCAAATACACCTGGCACATCACCAACCCGATGCAGGTCAAACGCATCTTCGACACTGCAGAG TTGCCTCTGGAGCTCTCTCAGAGTTTTGTAAAAAACGCTGACGGCTCTTATTCACGCTTTCACTGTCCCGAGCCTCCGCCTGAGCCCGAGATACCAGAGGGATACAGGACAGATCGGCCGCAGGCCATACGACCCATGGAGCTCCGCACCTTCCTCAAAGTCG GACCGGGCACGGCGGACCAGAAGGAGGCCAGTCCGTTCGTGATCGAGTGGATCCCGGACGTTCTCCCTCGCTGTCAGATGGGGGAGCTCAGGATCAGCTTCGAATTTGGCCACCAGCAGAGCGGGCAGCCGGAGTACTGTGACACCATGGGTGCGgcggagagaggaggaggtcgTAACAAGTCGGACTCCACCCAATCCAAACACACCAAGGCTGTCGAAATCCTTCAGGTGGTTGTCTAA